Proteins from one Choloepus didactylus isolate mChoDid1 chromosome 4, mChoDid1.pri, whole genome shotgun sequence genomic window:
- the RD3L gene encoding protein RD3-like translates to MPLFGWMKWPKNDSYKPTHNPGSEAVTKTLLRELKWHLKERERLIQEIENEQKVKKTGVDYNWLRNYQNPHTTIPATEQRQLEALCSQVQPCQTGTILSRFREVLAENDVLPWEIVYIFKQVLKDFLSGTDKGSQREGLENSRKTNTSVHSADPGECSKSSGKDEIPTISSYVDKNTNSRFPTFSYRIWNLPYYYPSS, encoded by the exons ATGCCACTTTTTGGCTGGATGAAATGGCCAAAAAATGATTCCTACAAACCAACACATAATCCTGGCTCAGAAGCAGTGACTAAAACTCTGCTCCGGGAattaaaatggcatttaaaagAACGAGAGAGATTAATACAAGAgattgaaaatgaacaaaaagtgaaaaaaactggTGTGGATTACAACTGGCTGAGAAACTACCAGAACCCCCACACAACCATCCCCGCCACTGAGCAGAGGCAGCTCGAAGCTCTCTGTTCCCAAGTCCAACCCTGCCAAACCGGAACTATTCTCAGCAG ATTTAGAGAAGTTTTGGCAGAAAATGACGTACTGCCGTGGGAAATAGTCTACATCTTCAAGCAAGTTCTAAAAGACTTCCTGAGTGGTACAGACAAAGGAAGTCAGCGAGAGGGTCTAGAGAATTCGCGGAAGACAAACACTTCTGTTCATTCTGCTGACCCAGGTGAATGCTCCAAGAGTTCAGGCAAAGATGAAATTCCCACTATTTCAAGTTATGTAGACAAAAACACAAACAGCAGGTTCCCAACATTCTCATACAGAATATGGAACCTGCCATACTATTATCCATCAAGCTAA